From Sphingobacterium bambusae:
CCCGATAAAATAAGAGTACCTGCGATGATCAATGGAGAGAAGCTGTCTGATTTGCAGAAAGAGCAATATAGAAATGGATCTGTTGTTGAACTTTCCGATGGTACACGCTTACAGCGTAGAGCAAGTAGCCGTAGTGGCGTCACCTCGAATCGGGAAGCGCTAATGTATTCGCTTGTCCTTGATGGTGGTATTTCTTATCTATTGCTCCGCAGTCTCCGGAATCTATTCGGTAGTAAGTCCAAACAAAAAGATCCGTATACCGAAGGCTATCAAAGAGCGCTTCAGGATATGCAACAGCGAGAGCGAAACAAACCGGTGATGCTCCAGAATTATGCTGCCGATCCTGGATATGATCTAGGCAAAGAGCAGCAGCGCGATTTGGGGAAAAGTCGCTCCCGTTAGTTCGGCGTGCTGCCTCTATGCCAAATAGTTCCTGTTGTGGTCAATCAGCAAAAGACTTAGATCTTATTGTAAGCATCCAGTGCGTCATAAAAATCATTGGCATGCCGGATGGTTTTTCGAAAAAACTGGCTAAATAGTTCTAGTTGCAAACCAATTAGCCATAGATCCACATTGACTGGATCTGTTTGGAAGTTGGCTTTATGCCATGCGAAGAAATCTTCCCGTGCCTTCCCGCGAAGGACCATTTGCCTTAGCGGATTGTCTCCACCTATTCTATCCATGATGCTATTAGGTTAAAATTCATTAATAAAAGATATATTAATATTGGTTGCTACAAATGTACTAATTATTCTCTGATTAAGCCTATCTACGCTAGTGAATGTGATTTGGTTTTTCGTTCATCATAAATACTTGATCTCCCTTATTATGGCTAAACTTTTTCTTTGCATGCTGCTGGCTGTACCATCTTTTGTAGGACCAGTATCTAAAGCTCACGCGCAGATTACGACAAACTTAGCGAAACCTAAAAATGATGCAGTGCAGGAGAGGAGTAGCTGTGGTCGAAAGGCTTCTTTGGCAGACTCGGTAGAATCCATCGTCGTTTGTAGTCCACTGCGCACACCGAAGATAACCTCGCATTTTGGCATGCGAAGACATCCAGTAACCGGTAAAAACAGTTTTCATAATGGCGTTGACCTTAAGTCTAATAATCCTGTTGTGATGGCAATCTATAACGGTATTGTAGTTCAGGCCGGAGAGCATCCTTTTCTGGGCAGGTTTATCTGTATCGATCATGGAGGCGTCCACAGCATTTATGGCCACCTTTCTGCTTGTGTTGTGGTTGTTGGCGACGAGGTGCGTGCTGGACAAGAGATTGCCTACACAGGGCGAACGGGCAGAGCAACGGGAGTTCACCTACATTTCAGTATTCGGATTGGTACGCACTATATTGATCCGCTAATGTTTCTGCTAGTACTGCAGAAGCAATTTCTAAACAAATAATCCTTAAATCAATGCAATACTTATTTAAAGAAGCAGAGCTTCCCCGTGAAGCGCTGGAATCACTAAATCTGTTCAATAATGAAAAGGTAACTATCGATAACGACAATCTGGAGGCTATGTTAGCCGGTAGGCGTTCTGCCTTAATCGCAATCAGCGACGTGCAGCTTAATAACTTTCGTATCGCTCGGCTGGAAGCGAAGCTATCCCTCAGTAGAATAGACTCAGGTGAAGTAGAACTGCTAATCCACCCAGTTTACCGGACACCCCAGCAGCATTATCTCCTTGATCAGGATGCGATGGGAGCGCTTATGGATGGTGAAAAAACAAATCATGTGGTAGAGCTAAACGGTGGTGATGAGAAAGTTAAGCGTATGG
This genomic window contains:
- a CDS encoding M23 family metallopeptidase: MAKLFLCMLLAVPSFVGPVSKAHAQITTNLAKPKNDAVQERSSCGRKASLADSVESIVVCSPLRTPKITSHFGMRRHPVTGKNSFHNGVDLKSNNPVVMAIYNGIVVQAGEHPFLGRFICIDHGGVHSIYGHLSACVVVVGDEVRAGQEIAYTGRTGRATGVHLHFSIRIGTHYIDPLMFLLVLQKQFLNK